In the genome of Rhineura floridana isolate rRhiFlo1 chromosome 10, rRhiFlo1.hap2, whole genome shotgun sequence, the window TAAACtgtaagaggaaaaaaacctagcAGGATGAATGTGAGGAGTCCTTCCAAGAAACCTCTGATTTGGATTTAAGCTCCAAGAGAAGGCAAACTGAACAGAGCGTTGATGTGAAAGTTCATTTACATTTGTAGTCCAACTGAAGTGCATAATATACATATGGTAAAATCAATGTCCCTCCTGCCACCCCTATCCCATTTTCCCCAAGCAGCCACATAAAAAAAATACCAAACAATACTTCCAAGAGTTAGGACTCCAGCAAGTCTACATGGAAAGGAAAGTGCCGTGGCGCATCTTAAAaagtctgctttggttttgagcATTATACTTTTGGGGACACCACCAATTCATGAAACAAAACTGTAGATGAAGATAAGCTGTGGTTTCtgttacagcaggtgtggggaacctttggtcctcaagatgttgctgagttacaactcccatcacctctggccaAACATATTGGagtaaaaacaaaagtctttttGTTAACACAGCAATGCACAGTTAAGTAAACTTTCAAGTGGGTGAGTCAGACAGTTACTGAATTAGACAAATATAGCCTGAAGGCAGGCACAGTTGCATTTCAAACAGTGATAGAAAAATGTCAACTATTATAAAAATGGAGGGATTACAGTTCTAGCCATGCAACACTGTACTAAAAgctaaaaacagtttgaaactgTGGCAAGCTGCTAATATCCTAATATTTTGCTTTTTCTCACTCATCTACAGCTACATTGAGGGTTGGGGACTACCAGTATGCCTCAGCCTGGGCATGCAGTACTGGTTGGGCTGAAGCCAGCAGCATCAGCTTCTTGCATGCAGAGTGTATAGGCATGCGTAGGGGTTGGTCTGAGAGTGAGGTTAGAGGGCCGGAAAGAAACAGACAGGAAGCAGATGATGGACAGATTGAGGGGTCAACTAAGTATGAGAGAAAGAGCCTGAGGGAGACACAAAGGAGAAATGCCTAGAACTGCTGCTGTACCTTCTGGTCTCTTTGCTTCAGACCTTCCTTCCTACCCAGTCTTGTGCCAACTGATTCAGCAGTGATGGCTGTCTGCTCCATCTTGGAACAACAATTGATGCTGGCAATTAGAGAGCTGGTGGTTGTATACAtccatggtggtggtggataAAGTAGCAATGAGTGAATATGTCAGCAGACCAAAATGTTTGGGGAGGGAAGTGGAATGAGAGTGAGGTTTTCCTTATCTGAGAAGAAAGTGCCAGAAGAGGCATTAAAGGAATCATCATTGTCCGGGGACAGAGAGGAAGGGCATTAGAGAGAGAAGCTAGTATAGAGAAAGaagtgaattggggggggggcatggccAAGGTACAATTTAAGTGTGAAAGGAGACAAcaagaagaaattacaggagatgagTAAAGAACATTTTTTACATGCATGGCATGGGGgagaaaatgtaaaataaaacgcTCCACATAGAGCCCTtagatcagcaaattctgcctaaaatggggaCGCTGAGTCACAAGACCTCCAGAGCCAATGTTTATCCTTAGCATGAGAAAATGTGAATCATGGACCTCCTTGCTATAAGGAAACTGCTGTGGCAAAGAATGTAAGAAATTTCCAAAGAGAGAGCAGGTATCAATAAAAAATGTCAGTAATTGCCATCTGGTTATGCTGAGCTCCACCTCTGTCTACTGTGACTGGTTTTGCCCCGTGCTGCCATTTTGTGGCTGGTGGCCCTCAATAATTTTCAGCCCTCTCGAGTGGGACCTGGGGTAGACAGTTTGAGAATCCCTGATCTACAGTAGCCTTAAGGTATATGAAACAGGTTTCATTTCTTGTGTGTTGTACAGAGCAGAATTGAGACTAAAATGGTTTAAAGATCAAAGCATCAAAGCTCAGTCCTAAGGCAAGATCCTCAACACATTAACTCTTACAGATTAACCCATTCAATAGCATGTCAAGAACAGCTGCAAGCTGGAGTTGGAAGGCTAATCACCAGACAGACAGACCCCAAAATTCCCATCATCAGCCACAtcaatttttaaagaaaactacTTGATTGAACTTTTTCCTCCTAATATTGCTCTAAGGAGGCGACCTTGTATCCCACAACCTTCTGATCTCCAATCTTAATTTTACAAATAATGTGAAGCTATTAAGTCTAATATTGCCCTTTTACACTTAATTCTGTTCttaaatacatttattccacatgaCTCTGAAACTAATCTGACAGCATTTTACAGGTTGATCATGTGAACACGTCTTTCAAAACATTAACAAATTATGTTTGCTCAAGTGAAGAAATATTTTCAAACCTGCCAAATGTAACTAAGGAAAGGACTGGAAGTTTCAAAGTATATCAAAGTATATCACTGGGACAACAAGCCCCTACATCATTGGTGGCTAACTTGTTGATGagttacaacccccatcatccctgaccattagctatgttggctggggctgatggaagttgaggtccaaagtatctggaaagcaccaggttggtgacagTTGTAGCACAGAATTGCCCAACTACAGACACAACAGCAGACTAAGTGGGGCAATACAAGGATAATGCACTTGGATGTAAATAAGCTCGGTATCTAAAAGGATATAAACAGACTGTGACAGCAGGGGTAGAGAATTCTAGGTAGAAAGGGGGACAATAAAATATGTGCTACCCAATTAATTCCTTAGCTCTCTTCAGAACAGCCCACTGAATAACCATAAAACCCCAGAAATAGAGGAACTTAAAACAGTAGAGGGAGAAGTAAAACCTCCTTGAACAAATTAGGATGCAAACCAATTGGATGGTAAAAGTTCATCTTTATAATGCATTTGGATCGCTACAAAGACCAACTCTCGGAACATTGTCATAACAAGTATTCCCCAAAAAGCCGAAACAGTATTTCAGAAACGCCGTACCTTACTTCGCAATGCTTGCTGTCCAGATACCACAGGATTATATTGAATTGGTTCCGTGCAGTTTGGCTGAGTTTCAGATACACACTGGTACATCGACACAGCACCTGCATAGCACGTTTGAGGAGTTACTATAACTTGCTGAGAGTTTATTCCACAAGACTGGCCTCCGGGGACCTGCTGCAAACAACTGAGAAAATCTTCGAAGCCAGGAGAACCTGAATAGGTTGATCTGTCAAAACTTCCTACTGGGAAGTCTATCTGGGTAAAATCTGAAAGCTGCGACACTATGCTGGTGGGCTGCTCATAAGGTAAAAAGTCCTGCCTGGATGCATATGTTGCTGTGTTGACTTCAGATTTGTACGGGAACTCCTGAGTTATTTCTTGCATGCCAGAAACGATATACGGCTGCGTCTGTTGCTGTGAAGGGTTAAGGGGTATGCTGCTGACAGAGTTCCAGTTTGTGAACATCCCATTGACCTGCATGTGCTTCATCTTTTGACAGAGCTGTTGGTGATGCTGATGCTGCTCCACCACTGATTGTTTCAGCTGTTGCTCCAGTTGCTGTTGCTCCAGTTGCTGCTGCATTAAACAGGTAGAGTCCTGAACTATGGGCTGTTGCTGCTGGCAACCCGAATATAAGAGGTCACTCTTATTTAAGGACTCCTGAACATAGGTCAAGATTTCATCAGTTATGTCAATGTCTCTAATATCATCCACACCAgatagttcattttttaaaaactcttcatCCTGCTGAAAAAATTTTATATCTTCAAAGTCAACACCTAGAGTTTTCATAATGTTGTACAGTTCACTGTTTTTGTTATCCTGAAAAAGTCCCACACTGTCTCCAGGAAGCATCGAGTTGCTTTCCTGGGGACACTCAGTCTGCTCCTGTTTGAGAATGCTGTTATTCCTCACTGGTAAAATACTATCCCGCCAATCACTGGCCATTATGTTGCCCAGTTCATCCCTGGAGTCTGCAAAAAGGTTCCTCTcaaaggaaattttatttgaagcaGGTGGGCAGAGATACACAGATTCATCTTGCTGCAACATTACACCCAAAAGTGAATTGGGATCAACAGATTCTTTGCGCAGTGTAGCTTTAGAGGAAGCCCCTTTTCCAATGCTGCTTTTAACCTTTgcctgaaaagaatccattaagcCAGGCTGGGGAAACATCACTTCATATAACACAGCCTCTCCTGTAGCGAATATGAATGGCAGCTTCATGTTCCGCTTCCGTAAGTGCTCTGCCCCTTCTTCATCTCTGGATTGCCAAATACCAAAAGTAGAAAGTTATCAGTAGTGATTGCAAGAGCGAAAAAGACATGGTTTAGTTTAGTGCTGTGATAGTGTGTCTACAGTAGCTGAACTGACACAGGAGAAAAAACCCCTAGGACATTCAAAGTTACAGATTCAGCTGTATCTAGGTTGTGGGGTAGGGGAGTATTACAGTACAATCCCAGTACTAAAAGTGtgcgcatacacacacaaagcAGACACTTATAGTAGGCGGGGAGATAAacatttaattgatttttaattagattttttttttttaaagcatgacaGGTTCTATATACCCACAGGAAGTTTTAACGCAACTTTTGAATGACCACCAATGAATCTTCCACCAATGCCACATAGCCAAGCTTTTTTGAAACCACAGGAAGCTTCATaagcagtttgtgatatggcAAATAAAAATGATCCTATTCAAAAGGAGGAAGGAAATGACTGGGCACTTTGGATCCTAGTCATTAAGCTCTAAATAGGACATTTTCATATGCCAACTATTTGCTTATGGGGATTAGAAATGTATCAGTCTGTATTATGAGCTGTATCAATCCTATATTTATGAACTTCATTTTATGGTATGATGAATCTTCTGTACAGCATTAATAATCCAGAGTAAGACTACTAAAAGGACACACGAGTATTTTAAATGAACTTGGCGTTAACAGAAACATGTTACAAAAATATTTATGTGGTGAGGATCCAAACAAATGAAACTAGTTCCATGTACCTTAAGGGGCTCAAAACGTTTTTGTTTAATAGCAGCTGCCCATACTGTATGGCAAATAGCTTTTTGAACTAAGCCACAGTTAAAA includes:
- the AHR gene encoding aryl hydrocarbon receptor isoform X5 — protein: MSPTPVANGGNPCKKSALKPSSSAKSDRNGIQDSSRATKPRESTHLLEGELLLQALNGFVLVVTSDALIFYVSSTIQDYLGFQQSDIIHQSVFELIHTEDRPEFQRQLHWALNPIQSTDSGQGENGFSQSATYYNPEQLPPENSSFMERNFICRLRCLLDNSSGFLAMNFQGRLKFLHGQNKKGKDGSSISPQLALFAVATPLQPPSILEIRTKNFIFRTKHKLDFTPIGCDAKGRIVLGYTEAELCMRGTGYQFIHAADMLYCAENHVRMIKTGESGMTVFRLLTKENRWAWVQANARLVYKNGRPDYIIATQRPLTDEEGAEHLRKRNMKLPFIFATGEAVLYEVMFPQPGLMDSFQAKVKSSIGKGASSKATLRKESVDPNSLLGVMLQQDESVYLCPPASNKISFERNLFADSRDELGNIMASDWRDSILPVRNNSILKQEQTECPQESNSMLPGDSVGLFQDNKNSELYNIMKTLGVDFEDIKFFQQDEEFLKNELSGVDDIRDIDITDEILTYVQESLNKSDLLYSGCQQQQPIVQDSTCLMQQQLEQQQLEQQLKQSVVEQHQHHQQLCQKMKHMQVNGMFTNWNSVSSIPLNPSQQQTQPYIVSGMQEITQEFPYKSEVNTATYASRQDFLPYEQPTSIVSQLSDFTQIDFPVGSFDRSTYSGSPGFEDFLSCLQQVPGGQSCGINSQQVIVTPQTCYAGAVSMYQCVSETQPNCTEPIQYNPVVSGQQALRSKFQDSFNGGNLNDAFPSQLDVVSTQPGTHLQPLHHPTESRTFSDLASSGFM
- the AHR gene encoding aryl hydrocarbon receptor isoform X3 produces the protein MNPNVTYASRKRRKPVQKIVKPSPPEGAKSNPSKRHRDRLNAELDRLANLLPFPQDVIAKLDKLSVLRLSVSYLRAKSFFDAALKPSSSAKSDRNGIQDSSRATKPRESTHLLEGELLLQALNGFVLVVTSDALIFYVSSTIQDYLGFQQSDIIHQSVFELIHTEDRPEFQRQLHWALNPIQSTDSGQGENGFSQSATYYNPEQLPPENSSFMERNFICRLRCLLDNSSGFLAMNFQGRLKFLHGQNKKGKDGSSISPQLALFAVATPLQPPSILEIRTKNFIFRTKHKLDFTPIGCDAKGRIVLGYTEAELCMRGTGYQFIHAADMLYCAENHVRMIKTGESGMTVFRLLTKENRWAWVQANARLVYKNGRPDYIIATQRPLTDEEGAEHLRKRNMKLPFIFATGEAVLYEVMFPQPGLMDSFQAKVKSSIGKGASSKATLRKESVDPNSLLGVMLQQDESVYLCPPASNKISFERNLFADSRDELGNIMASDWRDSILPVRNNSILKQEQTECPQESNSMLPGDSVGLFQDNKNSELYNIMKTLGVDFEDIKFFQQDEEFLKNELSGVDDIRDIDITDEILTYVQESLNKSDLLYSGCQQQQPIVQDSTCLMQQQLEQQQLEQQLKQSVVEQHQHHQQLCQKMKHMQVNGMFTNWNSVSSIPLNPSQQQTQPYIVSGMQEITQEFPYKSEVNTATYASRQDFLPYEQPTSIVSQLSDFTQIDFPVGSFDRSTYSGSPGFEDFLSCLQQVPGGQSCGINSQQVIVTPQTCYAGAVSMYQCVSETQPNCTEPIQYNPVVSGQQALRSKVKKQIRKRKQKKIP
- the AHR gene encoding aryl hydrocarbon receptor isoform X2; the protein is MNPNVTYASRKRRKPVQKIVKPSPPEGAKSNPSKRHRDRLNAELDRLANLLPFPQDVIAKLDKLSVLRLSVSYLRAKSFFDAALKPSSSAKSDRNGIQDSSRATKPRESTHLLEGELLLQALNGFVLVVTSDALIFYVSSTIQDYLGFQQSDIIHQSVFELIHTEDRPEFQRQLHWALNPIQSTDSGQGENGFSQSATYYNPEQLPPENSSFMERNFICRLRCLLDNSSGFLAMNFQGRLKFLHGQNKKGKDGSSISPQLALFAVATPLQPPSILEIRTKNFIFRTKHKLDFTPIGCDAKGRIVLGYTEAELCMRGTGYQFIHAADMLYCAENHVRMIKTGESGMTVFRLLTKENRWAWVQANARLVYKNGRPDYIIATQRPLTDEEGAEHLRKRNMKLPFIFATGEAVLYEVMFPQPGLMDSFQAKVKSSIGKGASSKATLRKESVDPNSLLGVMLQQDESVYLCPPASNKISFERNLFADSRDELGNIMASDWRDSILPVRNNSILKQEQTECPQESNSMLPGDSVGLFQDNKNSELYNIMKTLGVDFEDIKFFQQDEEFLKNELSGVDDIRDIDITDEILTYVQESLNKSDLLYSGCQQQQPIVQDSTCLMQQQLEQQQLEQQLKQSVVEQHQHHQQLCQKMKHMQVNGMFTNWNSVSSIPLNPSQQQTQPYIVSGMQEITQEFPYKSEVNTATYASRQDFLPYEQPTSIVSQLSDFTQIDFPVGSFDRSTYSGSPGFEDFLSCLQQVPGGQSCGINSQQVIVTPQTCYAGAVSMYQCVSETQPNCTEPIQYNPVVSGQQALRSKGIQMASDLPRVHEVVQPSLWAPL
- the AHR gene encoding aryl hydrocarbon receptor isoform X4 — protein: MNPNVTYASRKRRKPVQKIVKPSPPEGAKSNPSKRHRDRLNAELDRLANLLPFPQDVIAKLDKLSVLRLSVSYLRAKSFFDAALKPSSSAKSDRNGIQDSSRATKPRESTHLLEGELLLQALNGFVLVVTSDALIFYVSSTIQDYLGFQQSDIIHQSVFELIHTEDRPEFQRQLHWALNPIQSTDSGQGENGFSQSATYYNPEQLPPENSSFMERNFICRLRCLLDNSSGFLAMNFQGRLKFLHGQNKKGKDGSSISPQLALFAVATPLQPPSILEIRTKNFIFRTKHKLDFTPIGCDAKGRIVLGYTEAELCMRGTGYQFIHAADMLYCAENHVRMIKTGESGMTVFRLLTKENRWAWVQANARLVYKNGRPDYIIATQRPLTDEEGAEHLRKRNMKLPFIFATGEAVLYEVMFPQPGLMDSFQAKVKSSIGKGASSKATLRKESVDPNSLLGVMLQQDESVYLCPPASNKISFERNLFADSRDELGNIMASDWRDSILPVRNNSILKQEQTECPQESNSMLPGDSVGLFQDNKNSELYNIMKTLGVDFEDIKFFQQDEEFLKNELSGVDDIRDIDITDEILTYVQESLNKSDLLYSGCQQQQPIVQDSTCLMQQQLEQQQLEQQLKQSVVEQHQHHQQLCQKMKHMQVNGMFTNWNSVSSIPLNPSQQQTQPYIVSGMQEITQEFPYKSEVNTATYASRQDFLPYEQPTSIVSQLSDFTQIDFPVGSFDRSTYSGSPGFEDFLSCLQQVPGGQSCGINSQQVIVTPQTCYAGAVSMYQCVSETQPNCTEPIQYNPVVSGQQALRIPG